In Nocardia asteroides, the following proteins share a genomic window:
- a CDS encoding TetR/AcrR family transcriptional regulator: MSGDSATVRRGRPPQTRAQADEVRARIVDATAAVFARNGSRGLSVAQIIEQAGLARPTFYRYFGNASEPLHVVLTASNDGLVGGIREALSGTDEPVQLGIRLIDAYVDWARGHGPMLRPLFAELHDPGSPVSAYRERALDDIRDLVRKTFEELGRPVPAPLDMDAALHVCEYIVYRLTADAEPGSDPDPALASEARITMIRVLLVTLGTRDDLAYAMELPGLFPDA; encoded by the coding sequence ATGTCCGGTGATTCCGCCACGGTGCGCCGTGGACGTCCCCCGCAGACCAGGGCACAGGCCGACGAGGTCAGGGCCAGGATCGTGGACGCGACCGCAGCGGTGTTCGCCCGCAACGGCTCGCGCGGGCTGAGCGTCGCCCAGATCATCGAGCAGGCCGGCCTGGCCAGGCCCACCTTCTACCGCTATTTCGGCAATGCCTCCGAGCCGCTGCACGTGGTGCTGACCGCGTCCAACGACGGCCTGGTGGGCGGGATCAGGGAGGCGCTGAGCGGGACCGACGAGCCGGTCCAGCTGGGGATCCGGCTGATCGACGCCTATGTGGACTGGGCGCGCGGGCACGGCCCGATGCTGCGTCCGCTCTTCGCCGAACTGCACGACCCCGGCTCCCCCGTCTCGGCCTATCGCGAACGCGCCCTCGACGACATCCGTGATCTGGTCCGCAAGACGTTCGAGGAGCTGGGCCGCCCGGTGCCCGCGCCGCTGGACATGGACGCGGCGCTGCACGTGTGCGAGTACATCGTCTACCGGCTCACCGCCGACGCCGAGCCGGGTAGCGATCCCGACCCGGCGCTGGCCTCCGAAGCCCGCATCACCATGATCCGCGTCCTGCTGGTCACCCTCGGCACCCGCGACGACCTGGCCTACGCCATGGAACTGCCTGGCCTGTTCCCGGACGCCTGA
- a CDS encoding DMT family transporter produces MSVSLSVSTPARRGLVPLVVAGVLWGTGGLLGALVRDRTGLVPIGVAAYRLAVGGVILVLVSLLVRRALPRGRAAWRRIGAVGALAAVFQTCYFAAVATSSVVLATLVTIGAAPVVVASADHVTGRRPLDRRRAGTLALALTGLAVLVGVPGADATGLLAGAVLALVAACAFAAVTLVTARPVPGLDPVTATGYGFLAGAALLAVPAATTGLTIAPTPANLLAVTVLGLAPTALAYGLFFHGLPAAGAATAALLTLLEPLTATLLAVVFLGERLTPVAWTGAGLLAAALIRTATIDDRAPVEPG; encoded by the coding sequence ATGTCTGTTTCCCTTTCCGTGTCCACGCCTGCCCGTCGCGGGCTCGTTCCGCTCGTCGTAGCCGGGGTGCTGTGGGGCACCGGCGGATTGCTGGGTGCCCTGGTGCGAGACCGCACCGGGCTGGTGCCGATCGGTGTCGCCGCCTACCGGCTCGCCGTCGGCGGCGTGATCCTGGTGCTCGTGTCGCTGCTCGTGCGGCGCGCACTCCCGCGTGGGCGCGCCGCCTGGCGGCGTATCGGTGCCGTCGGCGCGCTCGCCGCGGTGTTCCAGACCTGCTACTTCGCCGCGGTCGCCACGTCGTCGGTGGTGCTCGCGACCCTGGTGACGATCGGTGCCGCGCCCGTCGTCGTCGCTTCGGCCGACCATGTCACCGGCCGCAGGCCGCTGGACCGGCGTCGCGCGGGGACCCTCGCCCTGGCACTCACCGGGCTGGCCGTGCTGGTCGGGGTACCGGGTGCCGACGCGACGGGTCTGCTCGCCGGTGCGGTGCTCGCCCTCGTCGCGGCCTGCGCGTTCGCCGCGGTCACCCTCGTCACCGCGCGACCGGTCCCCGGCCTCGACCCGGTGACCGCCACGGGTTACGGATTCCTGGCCGGCGCCGCCCTGCTCGCCGTCCCCGCCGCCACGACCGGCCTCACGATCGCCCCGACCCCGGCGAATCTGCTCGCGGTCACCGTCCTCGGTCTGGCGCCCACCGCCCTCGCCTACGGTCTGTTCTTCCACGGCCTGCCCGCCGCGGGTGCCGCCACCGCCGCGCTGCTCACGTTGCTGGAACCCCTCACCGCCACCCTGCTCGCCGTCGTGTTCCTCGGCGAACGCCTCACTCCCGTGGCCTGGACCGGCGCGGGGCTGCTGGCCGCCGCGCTGATCCGTACCGCGACGATCGACGACCGCGCACCGGTCGAGCCAGGCTGA
- a CDS encoding response regulator transcription factor: MEFSGGGTAAPARRILVVDDEVTIAESVAARLRAEGYTVEVAHDGPGAVAAAAASEPDLVVLDVMLPGFDGLEVCRRIQAERHVPVLMLTARTDETDQLVGLGVGADDYLTKPFSMRVLAARVHALLRRVERAAERGDNAIVVGDLRIDLDERRVWRGSTEARLTPLEFDLLTRLAQRPRAVLARERLLEDIWDWSDAAGTRAVDSHIKALRRKLGADLIRTVHGVGYALDAR; this comes from the coding sequence ATGGAATTCAGTGGGGGCGGGACCGCGGCACCCGCGCGGCGGATCCTCGTCGTCGACGACGAGGTGACCATCGCGGAGTCGGTCGCGGCGCGGTTGCGGGCCGAGGGCTACACCGTGGAGGTGGCGCACGACGGTCCCGGCGCGGTCGCCGCGGCGGCCGCGTCCGAACCGGATCTGGTGGTGCTCGATGTGATGCTGCCCGGTTTCGACGGGCTCGAGGTGTGCCGGCGTATTCAGGCCGAGCGGCATGTCCCGGTGCTCATGCTCACCGCGCGGACCGACGAGACCGATCAGCTCGTCGGCCTCGGCGTCGGCGCCGACGACTATCTGACCAAACCGTTCTCGATGCGGGTGCTGGCCGCCCGCGTGCACGCGCTGCTGCGCCGGGTGGAGCGGGCCGCCGAGCGCGGCGACAACGCCATCGTGGTCGGTGACCTGCGGATCGATCTCGACGAGCGGCGGGTCTGGCGCGGCAGCACCGAGGCCAGGCTGACGCCGCTCGAATTCGATCTGCTCACCCGGCTGGCGCAGCGGCCGCGGGCGGTACTGGCCAGGGAACGGCTGCTCGAGGACATCTGGGACTGGTCCGACGCCGCGGGGACCCGCGCGGTCGACAGTCACATCAAGGCGTTGCGCCGCAAGCTCGGCGCCGATCTGATCCGCACCGTGCACGGTGTCGGTTACGCCCTGGACGCGCGATGA